Proteins encoded together in one Bradyrhizobium sp. CB82 window:
- a CDS encoding Do family serine endopeptidase — MTAATIATTRLRHCVRLGLAAIAISAFSAFGSPAYARGPEGIADVAEKVIDAVVNISTSQTVEAKGGGTNTMPQLPPGSPFEEFFDDFFKNRRGPGGGSKGGDRGDSGPPRKTNSLGSGFIVDTSGIVVTNNHVIADADEINVILNDGTKIKADLVGVDKKTDLAVLKFKPPKPLVAVKFGDSDKLRLGDWVVAIGNPFSLGGTVTAGIVSAKNRDISSGPYDSYIQTDAAINRGNSGGPLFNLEGEVIGVNTLIISPSGGSIGIGFAVPSKTVAGVVDQLRQFGELRRGWLGVRIQSVTDEIAESLNIKPSRGALVAGVDEKGPAKPAGIEPGDVVVKFDGKDIKDPKDLSRVVADTAVDKEVDVVVIRKGQEETKHVKLGRLQDPDKVQAAVKTDEPAPEKPVTQKALGLDLATLNKDLRTRYKIKDTVKGVVVTNVDANSDAAEKRLSAGDVIVEVAQEAVSSGADVQKRIDQLKKDGKKSVLLLVSNGDGELRFVALSVQ, encoded by the coding sequence ATGACCGCTGCCACCATTGCCACGACCCGTTTGCGCCACTGCGTGCGACTTGGGCTGGCTGCGATCGCCATCAGCGCGTTCAGCGCGTTCGGCTCGCCGGCTTACGCGCGCGGACCGGAGGGCATCGCCGACGTCGCCGAGAAGGTGATCGATGCGGTCGTCAACATCTCGACTTCGCAGACCGTCGAAGCCAAAGGCGGCGGCACCAACACCATGCCGCAATTGCCGCCGGGCTCGCCCTTCGAGGAGTTCTTCGACGACTTCTTCAAGAACCGCCGCGGTCCCGGCGGCGGCAGCAAGGGCGGCGACAGAGGCGACAGCGGCCCGCCGCGCAAGACCAACTCGCTGGGCTCCGGTTTCATCGTCGACACCTCCGGCATCGTCGTGACCAACAATCACGTCATCGCGGATGCCGACGAGATCAACGTCATTCTCAACGACGGCACCAAGATCAAGGCCGACCTCGTCGGCGTCGACAAGAAGACCGACCTCGCAGTGTTGAAGTTCAAGCCGCCGAAGCCGCTGGTCGCGGTGAAGTTCGGCGACTCCGACAAGCTGCGTCTCGGCGACTGGGTGGTTGCGATCGGCAACCCCTTCAGCCTCGGCGGTACGGTGACGGCCGGCATCGTCTCGGCCAAGAACCGCGACATCTCGTCGGGCCCCTATGACAGCTACATCCAGACTGACGCCGCCATCAACCGCGGCAATTCCGGCGGCCCGCTGTTCAATCTCGAAGGCGAGGTCATCGGCGTCAACACTCTGATCATCTCGCCCTCAGGCGGCTCGATCGGCATCGGCTTCGCCGTGCCGTCGAAGACCGTGGCTGGCGTCGTCGACCAGCTTCGCCAGTTCGGCGAACTGCGGCGCGGCTGGCTCGGCGTGCGCATCCAGAGCGTGACGGACGAGATCGCCGAAAGCCTCAACATCAAGCCGTCACGTGGCGCGCTGGTCGCAGGTGTCGATGAGAAGGGCCCGGCAAAGCCCGCCGGCATCGAGCCGGGCGACGTCGTCGTCAAGTTCGACGGCAAGGACATCAAGGACCCGAAGGATCTCTCCCGCGTCGTCGCCGATACGGCGGTCGACAAGGAGGTCGACGTCGTCGTCATCCGCAAGGGCCAGGAGGAAACCAAGCACGTCAAGCTCGGCCGCTTGCAGGATCCCGACAAGGTCCAGGCCGCAGTGAAGACCGACGAGCCGGCGCCGGAGAAGCCGGTAACGCAGAAGGCGCTCGGCCTCGATCTGGCGACGCTGAACAAGGACCTGCGCACCCGCTACAAGATCAAGGACACCGTGAAGGGCGTGGTCGTCACCAATGTCGATGCAAATTCGGATGCCGCCGAGAAGCGGCTTTCCGCCGGCGACGTCATCGTCGAGGTGGCGCAGGAGGCCGTGTCCAGCGGCGCCGACGTCCAGAAGCGCATCGACCAGCTCAAGAAGGACGGCAAGAAGTCGGTGCTGCTGCTCGTCTCCAACGGCGATGGCGAGTTGAGGTTCGTGGCGCTGAGCGTGCAGTAA
- the serB gene encoding phosphoserine phosphatase SerB translates to MSLVATLICNPNSPALDSTIVDGARAVLPSAAPAHWLFDGVAVDIPFGAQDNLQGDRHAIEQRLRELRGDLPIDIVVQPAGFRRKRLFLADMDSTMIGQECIDELADFVGLKAHVAGITERAMRGEIEFEPALRERVALLKDLPVGVVDDVLAKHITLTPGGRELVTTMRAHGAYACLVSGGFTLFTKAVAAKIGFQENRANELIVRDGKFTGEVKEPILGRAAKLATLVDLMESFDLDEIDTLVVGDGANDLAMIQAAGLGVAYHAKPAVAAAATARIDHGDLTALLYAQGYTRKEFVEA, encoded by the coding sequence ATGTCCCTCGTCGCCACGCTGATCTGCAATCCCAATAGTCCCGCGCTCGACAGCACCATCGTCGACGGCGCGCGTGCCGTGCTGCCCTCGGCCGCGCCCGCGCATTGGCTGTTCGACGGGGTCGCGGTCGACATACCCTTCGGCGCGCAGGATAACCTCCAAGGCGATCGCCACGCCATTGAACAGCGGTTGCGCGAGCTGCGCGGCGACCTGCCGATCGACATCGTCGTGCAGCCTGCCGGCTTCCGGCGCAAGAGGCTTTTTCTCGCCGACATGGATTCCACCATGATCGGCCAGGAGTGCATCGACGAGCTCGCCGATTTCGTCGGGCTCAAGGCGCACGTCGCTGGTATCACCGAGCGCGCCATGCGCGGCGAAATCGAGTTCGAGCCCGCCCTGCGCGAGCGCGTCGCGCTGCTGAAGGATCTGCCGGTCGGCGTCGTCGACGATGTCCTCGCCAAGCACATCACGCTGACGCCGGGCGGCCGTGAGCTGGTCACGACCATGCGCGCCCACGGCGCCTACGCCTGTCTCGTCTCCGGGGGTTTTACGCTGTTCACCAAAGCGGTCGCCGCGAAGATCGGCTTCCAGGAGAACCGCGCCAACGAGCTGATCGTGCGCGACGGCAAGTTCACGGGCGAAGTGAAGGAGCCGATTTTGGGTCGCGCGGCAAAACTCGCGACGCTGGTTGATCTCATGGAGTCGTTCGATCTCGACGAGATCGATACGCTGGTCGTCGGCGACGGCGCCAACGATCTCGCGATGATCCAGGCGGCTGGGCTCGGCGTTGCGTATCACGCCAAGCCCGCGGTGGCGGCCGCAGCGACAGCGCGCATCGACCACGGCGATCTCACCGCGCTGCTCTATGCGCAGGGGTATACGCGCAAGGAGTTTGTGGAGGCCTAG
- the miaA gene encoding tRNA (adenosine(37)-N6)-dimethylallyltransferase MiaA: protein MSEGQVSKAVLIAGPTASGKSALALELALSAGGVVINADSMQVYRDLRIITARPTRDEEAQVPHRLYGHVDAAVNFSAGAWLADAAVALSEALAQGRLPIFIGGTGLYFKALTRGLSTVPPIPPEVRDSVRARLERNGVEALHAELAGRDPVAAGRLNMRDRTRIARALEVVEATGRSLLDWHREGQPPLLPKDSFSALFLAPERDELYARIDARFDAMLRAGALKEIEQLAARDLDPLLPAMKAHGVPVLIRHLRGEISLDEAAEIGRADTRHYAKRQFTWFRHQLPEFEWVKPQQAGMAGRCRGGGVRRWLA from the coding sequence GTGAGCGAGGGGCAAGTGAGCAAGGCCGTGCTTATCGCAGGCCCGACCGCCAGCGGCAAGTCGGCGCTGGCGCTCGAACTTGCGCTGAGTGCCGGCGGTGTCGTGATCAACGCCGATTCCATGCAGGTCTATCGCGATCTGCGCATCATCACGGCGCGTCCGACGCGGGACGAGGAGGCGCAGGTCCCGCACCGTCTTTATGGCCATGTCGACGCGGCCGTGAATTTTTCGGCCGGCGCCTGGCTCGCGGATGCTGCGGTAGCGTTGTCCGAGGCCCTGGCGCAAGGCCGCCTGCCGATCTTCATCGGTGGCACCGGGCTCTATTTCAAGGCGCTGACGAGGGGCCTCTCGACGGTGCCGCCGATTCCGCCCGAGGTGCGCGACAGCGTGCGCGCGCGGCTCGAGCGCAACGGCGTCGAGGCACTGCATGCGGAACTCGCTGGCCGCGATCCCGTCGCCGCCGGGCGGCTGAATATGCGCGACCGCACCCGCATCGCACGCGCTCTCGAAGTGGTCGAGGCGACCGGCCGCTCGCTGCTCGACTGGCATCGCGAGGGCCAGCCGCCACTATTGCCGAAAGACAGTTTCAGCGCGCTGTTCCTTGCCCCCGAGCGCGACGAACTCTACGCCCGCATCGATGCCCGCTTCGACGCCATGCTGAGGGCTGGCGCGCTCAAGGAAATTGAGCAACTCGCCGCGCGCGATCTCGATCCGCTGCTGCCGGCGATGAAGGCCCATGGCGTGCCCGTGCTGATCCGGCACCTGCGCGGCGAAATCAGCCTGGACGAGGCGGCGGAGATCGGCCGGGCCGACACCCGCCACTACGCCAAGCGCCAGTTCACCTGGTTCCGGCACCAATTGCCGGAGTTCGAATGGGTGAAGCCGCAGCAGGCGGGGATGGCTGGCCGCTGCCGTGGGGGTGGGGTGAGGCGCTGGCTCGCTTAA
- a CDS encoding acetolactate synthase 3 large subunit — MTENSHDPNQMTGAAMIVRALIDHGVTDIFGYPGGAVLPIYDEIFQQSEIQHVLVRHEQGAGHAAEGYARSTGKPGVALVTSGPGATNMVTPLTDALMDSIPLVCITGQVPTHLIGNDAFQECDTVGITRPCTKHNWLVRDVNDLAKVLHEAFYVATSGRPGPVLVDVPKDVQFATGTYHPPRKSDVHVSYAPRVKGDAMQIRKAVSLLANAKRPVIYSGGGVINSGPEASKLLRELVEVTGFPITSTLMGLGAYPASGKNWLGMLGMHGTYEANMTMHDCDVMLCVGARFDDRITGRVDAFSPGSKKIHIDIDPSSINKNIRIDVPIIGDCGNILGDILQVFKAEAKKPDIRAWWQQIAQWRARNSLYFKKNNDIILPQHAIQRLFELTRGKDVYITTEVGQHQMWAAQFFGFEEPHRWMTSGGLGTMGYGLPAAVGVQVAHPDSLVIDIAGDASVQMTIQEMSTAVQYELPIKIFILNNQYMGMVRQWQQLLHGNRLSHSYSEALPDFVKLAEAYGGVGIRAHKPADLDGAIKEMISVKRPVLFDCRVAALENCFPMIPSGKAHNEMLLPEQADDEATATAFAGGKALV; from the coding sequence ATGACCGAGAACAGCCACGATCCGAACCAGATGACCGGCGCCGCGATGATCGTGCGCGCGCTCATCGATCATGGCGTGACGGACATTTTCGGCTATCCCGGCGGCGCGGTGCTTCCGATCTATGACGAAATCTTCCAGCAGAGCGAGATCCAGCACGTCCTGGTGCGGCACGAGCAGGGCGCGGGCCATGCCGCGGAAGGCTATGCGCGCTCGACCGGCAAGCCCGGCGTCGCGCTGGTGACCTCCGGCCCCGGCGCCACCAATATGGTGACGCCGCTGACGGATGCGCTGATGGACTCGATTCCGCTTGTCTGCATCACCGGTCAGGTGCCGACACATCTGATCGGCAATGACGCGTTCCAGGAATGCGACACTGTCGGCATCACGCGACCCTGCACCAAGCACAACTGGCTGGTGCGCGACGTCAACGATCTCGCAAAAGTGCTGCACGAGGCGTTCTACGTCGCCACCTCGGGCCGGCCGGGGCCGGTGCTGGTCGACGTGCCGAAGGACGTGCAATTCGCGACCGGCACCTACCATCCGCCGCGCAAGTCCGACGTGCACGTCTCCTACGCGCCGCGCGTGAAGGGCGACGCGATGCAGATCCGCAAAGCCGTTTCGCTGCTCGCCAATGCCAAGCGACCGGTGATCTATTCCGGTGGCGGCGTGATCAATTCCGGACCCGAAGCCTCAAAACTGTTGCGCGAGCTGGTCGAGGTCACTGGCTTCCCGATCACCTCGACGCTGATGGGCCTGGGCGCCTATCCGGCGTCCGGCAAGAACTGGCTCGGCATGCTCGGCATGCACGGCACCTACGAAGCCAACATGACCATGCATGACTGCGACGTCATGCTGTGCGTCGGCGCGCGCTTCGACGACCGCATCACCGGCCGAGTCGACGCTTTCTCGCCCGGCTCGAAGAAGATCCACATCGACATCGACCCGTCCTCGATCAACAAGAACATCCGCATCGATGTTCCGATCATCGGGGACTGCGGCAACATCCTCGGCGACATCCTCCAGGTGTTTAAGGCAGAGGCGAAGAAGCCCGACATAAGAGCGTGGTGGCAGCAGATCGCGCAATGGCGCGCGCGCAATTCGCTGTACTTCAAGAAGAACAACGACATCATCCTGCCGCAGCACGCGATCCAGCGCCTGTTCGAGCTGACGCGCGGCAAGGACGTCTACATCACCACCGAGGTCGGCCAGCACCAGATGTGGGCGGCGCAGTTCTTCGGCTTCGAGGAGCCGCATCGCTGGATGACGTCCGGCGGCCTCGGCACCATGGGTTATGGCCTGCCGGCCGCGGTCGGCGTCCAGGTGGCACACCCGGACAGCCTCGTCATCGACATCGCGGGTGACGCCTCGGTGCAGATGACGATCCAGGAGATGTCGACGGCGGTGCAGTACGAACTGCCGATCAAGATCTTCATCCTGAACAACCAGTACATGGGCATGGTGCGGCAGTGGCAGCAACTGCTGCACGGCAACCGGTTGTCGCATTCGTATTCCGAAGCGCTGCCGGATTTCGTCAAGCTCGCGGAAGCCTATGGCGGCGTCGGCATCCGGGCGCACAAGCCCGCCGATCTCGACGGCGCGATCAAGGAGATGATCTCGGTCAAGCGCCCGGTATTGTTCGACTGCCGCGTCGCGGCGCTCGAAAACTGCTTCCCGATGATCCCCTCAGGCAAGGCGCATAACGAGATGTTGTTGCCGGAGCAGGCCGACGACGAGGCGACGGCAACCGCATTCGCCGGCGGCAAGGCGCTGGTGTGA
- a CDS encoding threonine dehydratase: MFDLRELERAHAIVGQAVPATPAHTWPLLADRLGTRVVVKHENHTPIGAFKVRGGLVYLERLKRGRPNTPGIISATRGNHGQSLAFAASRHGVPAVIYVPRGNSVEKNRAMRAFGAELVEHGEDFQAAREEAERRAQFAGLHMVPSFHPDLVLGVATYALELFRAQPDLDVLYVPIGQGSGICGCIMARDLLGLKTEIVGVQSTEAPSYALSFAAGTVVTTETSNTLADGMATRIPDADALALIRKGASRIVEVTDDEVAAAIRAYWTDTHNLAEGAGAAALAAALQEKSRLGGRRVGLVLSGGNIDFELFRRWVGTDAPIAQTVVA; encoded by the coding sequence ATGTTTGATCTCCGTGAGCTCGAGCGCGCGCATGCGATCGTGGGGCAGGCGGTGCCGGCGACGCCCGCACACACCTGGCCGCTTCTCGCCGACCGGCTCGGTACCCGCGTCGTGGTCAAGCATGAGAACCACACGCCGATCGGCGCTTTCAAGGTGCGCGGCGGGCTCGTCTATCTCGAGCGGCTGAAGCGCGGGCGGCCGAACACGCCCGGCATCATCTCGGCAACGCGCGGCAATCACGGACAGAGTCTGGCGTTTGCCGCAAGCCGGCACGGCGTGCCCGCGGTGATCTATGTGCCGCGCGGCAATTCGGTCGAGAAGAACCGCGCGATGAGGGCCTTTGGCGCCGAGCTCGTCGAGCACGGCGAGGATTTTCAGGCCGCGCGCGAGGAAGCCGAGCGCCGTGCGCAGTTCGCAGGCCTCCACATGGTGCCGTCGTTCCACCCGGACCTTGTGCTGGGCGTTGCGACCTATGCGCTGGAATTGTTCCGGGCCCAGCCTGATCTCGACGTGCTCTACGTGCCGATCGGCCAGGGCTCCGGCATCTGCGGTTGCATCATGGCGCGCGACCTGCTCGGTCTGAAGACTGAGATCGTCGGCGTGCAGTCGACGGAGGCGCCGTCCTACGCGCTGTCGTTTGCGGCCGGCACGGTCGTGACGACGGAAACCAGCAACACGCTCGCCGACGGCATGGCGACGCGCATTCCCGACGCCGATGCGCTCGCGCTCATCCGCAAGGGCGCATCGCGCATCGTAGAGGTCACCGACGACGAGGTCGCCGCGGCGATCCGCGCCTATTGGACCGACACGCACAATCTCGCCGAAGGCGCCGGCGCGGCCGCGCTCGCGGCAGCGCTGCAGGAGAAGAGCAGGCTCGGGGGCAGGCGAGTGGGTCTCGTGCTCTCGGGCGGCAACATCGATTTCGAGCTGTTTCGCCGCTGGGTTGGGACGGACGCGCCGATCGCCCAAACGGTGGTTGCATGA
- the ilvN gene encoding acetolactate synthase small subunit, with protein sequence MNQPASAYFLEDRHDPNETHTLSVLVQNEPGVLARVIGLFSGRGYNIESLTVSETESQKHLSRITIVTTGTPMVIEQIKHQLDRMIPVYRVVDMTQTRRSIERELAMVKVRGEGEHRVEALRLADAFRARVIDATTESFVFEITGNTDKINQFIDLMRPIGLVEVSRTGVAAIGRGPEGM encoded by the coding sequence ATGAACCAGCCCGCATCCGCCTATTTCCTTGAGGACCGCCACGATCCCAACGAGACGCATACGCTCTCGGTGCTCGTGCAGAACGAGCCCGGCGTGCTCGCCCGCGTCATCGGCCTGTTCTCGGGACGCGGCTACAACATCGAGAGCCTCACGGTCTCCGAGACCGAGAGCCAGAAGCATCTCTCGCGCATCACCATCGTCACGACAGGAACGCCGATGGTGATCGAGCAGATCAAGCATCAGCTCGACCGCATGATCCCGGTCTATCGCGTCGTCGACATGACGCAGACCCGGCGCTCGATCGAGCGCGAGCTCGCGATGGTGAAAGTGCGCGGCGAGGGCGAGCATCGCGTCGAGGCGCTCAGGCTGGCGGACGCCTTCCGCGCCCGCGTGATCGACGCCACCACCGAGAGCTTTGTGTTCGAGATCACGGGCAATACGGACAAGATCAACCAGTTTATCGACCTGATGCGCCCCATCGGCCTTGTCGAGGTGTCGCGCACCGGGGTTGCCGCGATCGGTCGCGGGCCTGAAGGGATGTGA
- a CDS encoding class I SAM-dependent methyltransferase produces the protein MLARDWYYNERNRMGIEPAVASIYDNHDDADLRARAALKMLGVQRGWRIADIGCGNGVLATEAALMGAEVDAIDISPAMLALAEIYARDRKAKVATQSAGLLSFSYQPDSYDLIVSEFTLHHLPDFWKAVALSRIYRALKPGSSFYLRDIVFVSMPDAAERDVEQWADFQIKNHEFSRETVVTHMRDEYSTFGWVMERMLTDVGFTLVSADYHAPMHGTYLLRKSNPST, from the coding sequence ATGCTGGCGCGCGACTGGTACTACAACGAACGCAACCGGATGGGCATCGAGCCCGCGGTCGCCTCGATCTACGACAACCACGATGACGCCGATCTGCGCGCGCGCGCCGCGCTGAAGATGCTCGGCGTCCAGCGCGGCTGGCGCATCGCCGACATCGGCTGCGGCAATGGCGTACTTGCGACCGAGGCCGCGTTGATGGGCGCCGAGGTCGACGCCATCGACATCTCGCCGGCGATGCTGGCGCTCGCCGAGATCTATGCGCGCGACCGCAAGGCCAAGGTCGCGACGCAATCGGCGGGCCTGCTCAGCTTCTCCTATCAGCCGGACTCCTATGACCTCATCGTCAGCGAATTCACGCTGCATCATCTGCCGGATTTCTGGAAGGCAGTGGCGCTGTCGCGCATCTATCGCGCGTTGAAGCCGGGTTCGAGCTTCTATTTGCGCGACATCGTGTTCGTCTCGATGCCGGATGCGGCCGAGCGCGACGTCGAGCAATGGGCCGACTTCCAGATCAAGAACCACGAGTTTTCGCGCGAGACTGTCGTCACGCATATGCGCGACGAATATTCCACCTTCGGCTGGGTGATGGAGCGAATGCTGACCGACGTCGGTTTCACGCTCGTCTCGGCCGATTATCACGCCCCGATGCACGGCACCTATCTGCTGCGCAAATCCAACCCTTCCACGTAA